One window of Nymphaea colorata isolate Beijing-Zhang1983 chromosome 11, ASM883128v2, whole genome shotgun sequence genomic DNA carries:
- the LOC116264486 gene encoding protein MODIFYING WALL LIGNIN-1-like: MAVKSPSSAVLALISILHLVAFILIIAAERRRSVGKVVPDEYDEQTYCLYSSDVATAYAIAALFLVSISQAIVMGITRCLCCGRGHSPEPRRTSSVIYFIFSWVNFAVLASCLVAGAARNAYHTKYRGTFGAGDFSCETLRKGVFIAAAVLTAVNSLWAVFYYRSYLRSEPALGWKPYRSETDAGAVGMSSYAPA, from the exons ATGGCGGTAAAGAGCCCCTCCTCTGCAGTGCTAGCCCTGATCTCCATCCTCCATCTGGTGGCGTTCATCCTTATCATTGCAGCAGAGAGGAGAAGAAGTGTA GGGAAGGTAGTGCCTGATGAGTACGATGAGCAAACATACTGCTTATACAGCTCGGATGTGGCGACTGCGTACGCCATTGCTGCCCTCTTCCTCGTCTCGATCAGCCAAGCCATTGTGATGGGCATAACCAGATGCCTTTGCTGTGGGAGGGGGCACTCCCCAGAACCTCGTCGGACATCCTCTGTCATCTACTTCATTTTCTCCTG GGTGAACTTCGCAGTGTTGGCGTCATGCCTGGTGGCCGGAGCAGCTCGCAATGCGTACCATACCAAGTACAGGGGCACCTTCGGCGCAGGCGACTTCTCCTGTGAAACCCTCAGGAAGGGCGTATTCATCGCCGCCGCGGTGCTCACCGCAGTCAACTCCCTCTGGGCCGTCTTCTACTACCGGAGCTACCTCCGATCAGAGCCGGCACTCGGTTGGAAGCCGTACCGAAGTGAGACTGATGCCGGCGCCGTCGGAATGAGCAGCTACGCCCCGGCTTGA